A single region of the Gossypium arboreum isolate Shixiya-1 chromosome 12, ASM2569848v2, whole genome shotgun sequence genome encodes:
- the LOC108478204 gene encoding LOW QUALITY PROTEIN: peptidyl-prolyl cis-trans isomerase (The sequence of the model RefSeq protein was modified relative to this genomic sequence to represent the inferred CDS: inserted 1 base in 1 codon): MAFNPKVFFDMTIGGQPAGRIVMELFADCTPRTAEXFCALCTGEKGVGRSGKPLHYKGSSFHRVIPNFMCQGGDFTAGNGTGGESIYGAKFADENFIKKHTGPGILSMANAGPGTDGSQFFICTTKTEWLDGKHVVFGQVVEGMDVVKAIEKVGSSGGRTSKPVVIADCGQL, translated from the exons ATGGCTTTTAATCCCAAGGTCTTCTTTGACATGACCATCGGTGGCCAACCAGCTGGTCGGATTGTGATGGAGCTCTTTGCCGATTGCACTCCCCGGACTGCTG ACTTCTGTGCTCTCTGCACTGGCGAGAAAGGGGTAGGCCGTAGCGGCAAACCTCTCCACTACAAAGGCTCATCCTTCCACCGGGTGATCCCCAATTTCATGTGTCAAGGAGGCGACTTTACCGCCGGAAACGGTACCGGAGGTGAATCCATCTATGGAGCCAAGTTCGCTGACGAGAACTTCATCAAGAAGCACACGGGACCTGGCATCCTTTCCATGGCGAACGCTGGACCCGGAACAGACGGATCTCAATTCTTCATCTGTACTACCAAGACGGAGTGGCTGGATGGAAAGCACGTGGTGTTCGGACAGGTGGTTGAAGGCATGGATGTGGTTAAAGCGATTGAGAAGGTGGGGTCTAGCGGTGGGAGGACTTCGAAGCCTGTTGTTATTGCTGACTGTGGACAGCTTTGA
- the LOC108479371 gene encoding uncharacterized protein LOC108479371, with amino-acid sequence MAATTKSVDHSLWWEPFSSLLTDLENASPSDDLPEPLAKKLKENHDWFVETVARFKSPNEKSKEALMSSEKIKIGPHELTVKPDFRDKALQVSSYLCLDEVQSYILVDRYLERGNVAENYIVHDPIHVVLLQYFIERQCLLKCTRQILMHALYLGNSLKEESLIREEALKLISDGLEGKLISVLEVLMSCSHPEQMDVDLFTLWAEETLLEDNLVLDIIFLIYYESLCTCTAERWKNLCLLYKGTLSGSYNFGKLAISPEALSSFYQAKIQLLLILIEALNLENLLQMVHDEIPFRQGACGFTLTDVREIDALMSGFDVFEIREGGPLILVWAVFLCLMSSLPQKEESNEFMEIDHVGYVRQAFEASSLSYFLEILQSGILKESDGPVAGYRSVLRTFISAFIASYEISLQEEDGTLNLILGILCYVYRGEESLCIQFWDRASFIDGPIRCLLCNLEGEFPFRTVELLRLLSSLCEGSWPAECVYNFLDKSTGISSLFDITSESSLDNVSQIVETQHPVPIPGIDGLHIPSRTHGHVLKVVDGRTALVRWEHTKSAVFVLLLRLAQIPYLENNEEAFLTLDLLSRMVSCNTAVCFALMDSCNICHLQATGMNGQIESNVWVVEIISNIVRNLSPNPSGAALMSMAFVILAKMLKCCPSNVAAVALKANIFDVASNSSTFNIGWNGLSSGSWLLSGKLAKMLLIDSEQNDYDCALTISVLDFTMELVRTGVEDDIVVSLIVFSLQYILVNHEYWKYKVKNTRWKVTLKVLEVMKTCILATASSEKLTDVIRDLLLYDSSIHNTLFRIMCTTSEALERLYLNRLIKLVEIQGLQLAISSALDISYVMLTKISKDMTSSIPAFHQAVLSSTTKPISVIAAVISLISFFRDPAIQVAAAKLLAMLLQMAEPHPFINSCFCPDDKRMADLRLSINSILLEHWILNDDLFIAILNLLASAARFQPAFLLAIFDTKEDTAVQLANIGGVKQTTNEPLSGSLGSETCSLVNAILQFVESSNDVINSNPCVLLNALNFLKALWHGAGQYTTILERLKSSDKFWKQLSNSIFQSAALEVPVLKSIKESEASLLGHRYRCQSAILETMAYDVFLMKKLLYAESLVKDPSESNKKIEADNNVMKSILSNWCKSSVLGSLIKSYTSCKYDNEIYFHAKVALSLLTVHIMGKLVAGDAGSLSVSLVEKIRHVYKKLTVQPAFSELLAQYSLRGYSEGKELKALILSDLYYHLQGELEGRKMSAGPFKELSQFLIESKMVKIYENKCSLDLFSNADDVHVFDLGRIQADLGLDMWDYSEWRTSKGIAETMLSCMQKANSMVLIGNSKLSSLKALITVLTVYEDSSLEKMTEVGGKIPDQLIFSCMEHICRTFLDTLEPLSRVPDVSEDVLDFLTSQADLLLHLTRSVRKSLSMSVCLLLLKTSGTGLKMLNDLRTMVSGVNNTMKLLIMLILLSMEFCWLDSHISGVNDKESIEGFAEISNVSLGLLPILCNCVTVAECHSLCLTALDLTLKCFLTPDTWFPIIHKHLQLQHVVLKLQDKNSFGSVPVLLKFFLTIARVRGGAEMLLNAGFFSSLKLLFADMSDGRVSSVINSGKKLSTLSDKIEKPQLIWGLGLAVITAMVHSLGDSSLSIDIVANVIPYLFSEKAHLISYFLSAPDFPSDDHDKKRPRAQRTWTSLSKLMETEQTLMLMCILAQHWNTWVKAMKDTDSQLREMSIHLLAFISRGNQRLGEASSRTPPLLCPPILKDELDCCNKPSFVNSKNGWFALSPLGCISKPKFSGISTTALVIKDQATESNNHVSQTYFSDSVAIQIYRIAFLLLKFLCLQAEGAAKRAEELGYVDLAHFPELPMPEILHGIQDQAIAIVTELCETNRSKQIHSEVHQVCLLLLQTIEMALYLELCVLQICGIKPMLGRVEDVSKEVKLLMKATEGHAFLKGSMKSLSQIISLVYPGLP; translated from the exons ATGGCGGCCACCACTAAGTCCGTCGATCACTCTCTTTGGTGGGAGCCGTTCTCTTCTCTTCTCACCGACCTCGAGAATGCCTCTCCTTCCGACGACCTCCCGGAACCCCTA GCGAAGAAGTTGAAAGAAAACCACGATTGGTTCGTGGAGACAGTTGCTAGGTTTAAATCGCCGAATGAGAAGTCGAAGGAGGCTTTAATGAGCTCTGAGAAAATCAAGATTGGTCCACATGAGTTGACCGTTAAGCCTGATTTCAGAGATAAGGCTTTGCAAGTCAGCTCGTATTTG TGTTTGGATGAGGTGCAGTCGTACATTCTCGTTGATAGGTATCTCGAGCGCGGAAATGTTGCTGAGAATTATATAGTTCATGATCCCATTCATGTG GTATTGCTGCAGTATTTTATTGAGCGCCAGTGCTTGTTGAAGTGCACAAGGCAGATCCTAATGCATGCTT TATATTTGGGAAATAGCTTGAAAGAAGAGAGTTTGATTAGGGAGGAAGCACTAAAGCTGATTTCTGATGGATTGGAAGGAAAACTAATATCTGTCTTGGAAGTTCTCATGTCTTGCAGTCATCCCGAGCAGATG GATGTTGATCTTTTCACCTTATGGGCTGAGGAGACACTACTTGAAGACAACTTGGTTTTGGACATTATTTTTCTCATTTATTATGAGTCACTTTGTACTTGTACTGCTGAAAGATGGAAAAATTTATGCTTGCTTTATAAG GGGACCTTATCAGGGTCTTATAACTTTGGAAAGCTAGCAATATCACCTGAAGCACTATCTTCTTTttatcaagccaaaattcagctgtTACTTATCCTCATAGAAGCTCTGAACCTGGAAAATCTTCTTCAAATGGTTCATGATGAAATTCCTTTCAG GCAGGGAGCTTGTGGTTTTACCTTGACTGATGTCCGAGAGATTGATGCTCTGATGTCCGGCTTCGATGTCTTTGAGATTAGAGAAGGTGGCCCATTGATTCTTGTTTGGGCGGTGTTTCTTTGTCTGATGTCATCACTCCCTCAAAAAGAGGAAAGTAATGAATTCATG GAGATTGATCATGTTGGGTATGTTCGCCAAGCTTTTGAAGCTTCATCTTTGAGTTATTTCCTTGAAATCCTTCAAAGTGGCATCTTGAAGGAATCAGAT GGACCTGTTGCAGGTTATCGAAGTGTCTTGAGAACTTTTATTTCTGCATTTATTGCATCTTATGAAATTAGTCTTCAG GAGGAGGATGGTACCCTTAATTTGATACTGGGTATTCTTTGCTATGTTTATCGGGGAGAG GAGTCACTTTGTATTCAATTTTGGGACAGAGCAAGTTTCATCGACGGTCCTATTCGGTGCCTTCTCTGTAACTTAGAGGGTGAATTCCCTTTTAGGACTGTGGAACTTCTACGACTTCTATCATCTCTATGTGAGGGAAGTTGGCCTGCAGAATGTGT GTATAACTTTTTAGATAAGTCCACTGGTATATCGTCTTTGTTTGACATTACTAGTGAATCCTCATTGGATAATGTGTCTCAAATTGTTGAAACTCAGCATCCAGTGCCTATTCCTGGGATTGATGGTTTGCACATTCCTAGTAGAACTCATGGGCACGTTCTGAAAGTAGTTGATGGGAGAACTGCTCTTGTGCGCTGGGAG CATACAAAATCGGCCGTGTTTGTTCTGCTCCTTCGTTTGGCCCAGATTCCATACTTAGAAAACAATGAAGAAGCATTTCTTACCCTTGACCTACTCAGCCGAATGGTGTCCTGCAACACG GCTGTATGTTTTGCTTTGATGGATAGTTGCAACATCTGTCATCTCCAAGCAACTGGCATGAACGGGCAGATAGAAAGTAATGTGTG GGTGGTTGAGATCATTAGCAATATCGTTAGAAATTTGTCTCCTAATCCCAGTGGAGCTGCATTGATGTCCATGGCTTTTGTAATATTGGCAAAGATGCTGAAATG TTGCCCTTCTAATGTTGCTGCAGTAGCCTTGAAAGCAAATATATTTGATGTGGCTTCAAATTCAAGCACCTTCAACATAGGTTGGAATGGTCTATCAAG TGGATCATGGTTGCTATCTGGAAAGTTGGCAAAGATGCTTTTAATCGATAGTGAGCAGAATGATTATGACTGCGCATTAACAATATCGG TGCTGGATTTTACCATGGAGCTTGTAAGGACTGGTGTAGAAGATGATATTGTCGTGTCTTTAATTGTGTTTTCCCTCCAGTATATTCTAGTTAATCATGAGTACTGGAAATATAAAGTGAAGAATACTCGTTGGAAAGTAACATTGAAG GTGCTGGAAGTGATGAAAACGTGCATTTTAGCAACAGCTTCCTCTGAAAAGCTGACTGATGTAATACGGGATTTGCTACTCTATGATTCTTCGATCCACAACACTCTCTTTCGTATAATGTGTACAACTTCTGAAGCTTTGGAG AGACTTTATCTCAACCGCCTCATAAAATTGGTCGAGATTCAGGGTTTACAACTTGCTATAAGTTCTGCTTTGGATATTTCATATGTGATGCTTACCAAAATCTCAAAG GATATGACATCAAGCATTCCAGCTTTTCACCAAGCTGTCCTCTCTTCAACAACCAAGCCAATATCTGTTATTGCTGCTGTCATATCATTGATATCCTTTTTTCGTGATCCG GCGATACAGGTTGCTGCTGCTAAACTACTGGCGATGTTGTTGCAGATGGCGGAACCACATCCTTTTATAAATTCATGCTTCTGTCCCGATGACAAGCGG ATGGCAGATTTAAGGCTTTCTATTAATAGCATTCTACTTGAACACTGGATACTGAATGATGATCTCTTTATTGCCATACTGAATTTGCTTGCTTCTGCAGCTCGTTTCCAG CCTGCTTTCCTTCTTGCTATTTTTGACACAAAGGAGGATACAGCTGTTCAACTGGCTAATATTGGTGGTGTGAAGCAGACAACAAATGAACCTTTGTCTGGTTCCCTGGGCTCTGAAACATGTAGTCTTGTAAATGCCATTCTCCAATTTGTTGAAAGCTCTAATGATGTTATTAATAG CAATCCCTGTGTACTACTGAATGCACTTAACTTCTTAAAGGCACTGTGGCATGGGGCTGGTCAGTATACAACTATTTTGGAGAGGCTGAAGAGCTCTGACAAGTTCTGGAAACAATTATCGAACTCTATCTTTCAAAGTGCTGCCTTGGAAGTTCCTGTGCTCAAAAGCATAAAAGAATCAGAGGCTTCACTCCTGGGACACAGATATCGATGTCAATCTGCTATTTTGGAAACAATGGCATATGATGTGTTCTTGATGAAAAAGTTGTTATATGCTGAATCACTTGTCAAGGATCCCTCTGAATCAAATAAGAAGATTGAAGCTGATAATAATGTTATGAAGAGTATCTTGTCAAATTGGTGTAAGAGCTCTGTTCTTGGAAGCTTGATCAAATCATATACATCTTGTAAATATGACAATGAAATATATTTTCATGCAAAG GTCGCATTGAGTTTACTCACTGTGCACATAATGGGAAAACTAGTAGCTGGTGATGCTGGAAGTTTGTCTGTATCCTTAGTGGAGAAGATTCGCCATGTGTATAAAAAG TTGACTGTTCAGCCTGCTTTTTCCGAATTACTGGCCCAGTACTCACTGCGTGGTTATAG CGAAGGGAAGGAGCTGAAAGCTTTAATACTGAGTGATCTCTATTACCATCTGCAAGGAGAACTTGAAGGCCGTAAAATGAGTGCTGGACCCTTTAAAGAACTTTCCCAGTTTCTGATAGAGTCAAAGATGGTGAAGATTTATGAGAACAAGTGCAGTCTTGATCTTTTTTCAAATGCTGATGATGTCCATGTGTTTGATCTTGGACGCATACAAGCAGATTTGGGATTAGATATGTGGGATTATTCTGAATGGAGAACATCTAAAGGAATTGCAGAAACAATGCTGAGCTGCATGCAGAAAGCAAACTCAATGGTGTTGATTGGAAATTCGAAGCTTTCTTCACTGAAAGCGTTAATTACCGTCTTAACCGTGTATGAGGACAGT TCGCTGGAAAAAATGACTGAGGTTGGAGGGAAGATTCCTGATCAGCTGATTTTTTCATGCATGGAGCATATATGCCGAACTTTCCTTGACACTTTAGAACCTTTGTCTCGAGTCCCTGATGTTTCTGAAGATGTCCTTGATTTCCTCACTTCACAGGCAGACTTGCTTCTTCATCTCACAAGATCTGTTCGGAAAAGCCTGTCCATGTCTGTTTGTCTTCTCCTCTTGAAGACTTCAGGCACTGGTCTTAAAATGCTAAATGACCTTAGAACGATGGTTAGTGGGGTGAATAACACAATGAAGCTTTTGATAATGTTGATTCTATTGTCAATGGAGTTCTGCTGGCTTGATTCCCATATATCTGGTGTGAACGACAAAGAATCTATTGAAGGGTTTGCTGAGATTTCTAATGTGAGCCTCGGTCTGTTACCCATCTTGTGCAACTGTGTTACTGTTGCTGAATGTCATTCCCTCTGCCTGACTGCTTTGGACTTGACACTAAAATGTTTTTTGACACCTGATACTTGGTTTCCCATCATCCATAAACATCTCCAGTTGCAACATGTTGTTCTGAAACTTCAAGATAAGAATTCTTTTGGATCAGTTCCCGTTCTTTTGAAGTTCTTCTTGACCATTGCGCGTGTAAGAGGAGGTGCTGAAATGCTTCTTAATGCTGGTTTTTTCTCGTCTCTCAAACTTTTATTTGCTGACATGTCAGATGGTCGGGTTTCCTCTGTTATTAATTCTGGCAAAAAACTCTCCACTTTATCTGACAAAATAGAGAAGCCTCAACTCATTTGGGGACTTGGCTTAGCTGTCATCACAGCGATGGTTCATTCTTTAGGAGACAGTTCTTTGAGTATTGATATTGTGGCCAATGTGATACCATACTTATTTTCTGAGAAAGCCCATCTTATTTCTTATTTTCTCAGTGCACCAGATTTTCCATCTGATGATCATGACAAGAAAAGACCACGTGCACAAAGGACTTGGACTTCTCTTTCTAAACTAATGGAGACCGAGCAAACTCTCATGCTAATGTGCATCTTGGCACAACATTGGAATACTTGGGTTAAGGCTATGAAGGATACAGATTCACAGTTAAGAGAGATGAGTATTCATCTCCTGGCCTTTATTAGCCGTGGAAACCAGCGCCTCGGAGAGGCTTCTAGCCGGACTCCGCCTCTCTTATGCCCTCCTATTCTGAAGGACGAGCTTGATTGCTGCAATAAACCTTCATTTGTAAACAGCAAAAATGGATGGTTTGCTCTTTCACCCCTTGGTTGCATCTCAAAACCGAAATTTTCTGGGATATCAACAACTGCTCTTGTTATCAAAGATCAAGCAACTGAAAGTAATAACCATGTTTCACAAACATACTTCTCAGACTCAGTTGCCATTCAGATATACCGGATTGCATTTCTTTTATTGAAATTTCTCTGTTTACAAGCTGAGGGTGCTGCTAAACGGGCTGAAGAGTTGGGATATGTTGATCTTGCTCATTTTCCAGAACTTCCAATGCCTGAAATTTTACACGGGATACAG GACCAAGCAATTGCTATCGTCACGGAATTATGTGAGACTAACAGATCTAAGCAGATTCATTCAGAGGTCCATCAAGTCTGTCTCCTACTGCTTCAAACAATTGAGATGGCCTTGTACTTGGAACTTTGTGTCTTACAGATTTGTGGAATAAAACCTATGCTAGGTCGTGTGGAGGACGTTTCAAAGGAAGTCAAACTATTGATGAAAG CTACGGAGGGGCATGCTTTTCTCAAAGGATCAATGAAGTCCCTGAGTCAGATAATATCACTTGTGTATCCTGGTTTGCCATAA